The sequence below is a genomic window from Oreochromis niloticus isolate F11D_XX linkage group LG3, O_niloticus_UMD_NMBU, whole genome shotgun sequence.
ACAAATGACTGCACTAACTAAAATGGCTCTAGCTAACTACTATGCCAAACTACAACTTTTCTATGGCATCAATTAGTTCATGAATATACACAAAACCATCAAGTAACAGTCAAACTATTTCAAATTCATTCAAGCTGCGCTCAAGCTGCGGTCAACAGAAAGTTTTGCCTCATGCTCACCCTACCTTCTGCTCATCAACATCAGGTGCCgtgaacaggtgagtgcaaccaCATTTATCCTCTACCACACCCATGAGACACGCCCCACACCCGTGCACCAATACAGTGAGTCCATTTAAACCAACCCACTTAGACAAAAAGAGCAACTCATATGGCTCCTACATACCGGCCCCTAATTATTTTAGAGCAATAATTACATCATACTTACCATGTAGGAGACATATTGATAAACATGATCAATCCTTTATCAAACGTTCAAAAAATACAACTTCAATTCAAAATAAGCAAACACACATTAATACAAATAGACACTTGAAAAAGTCAATCTTCATCACTCTTCTGCTTCCTGTAGAAGACGCACTTTAGTGATTGGCCTGTCCAAACAACCAGTCTTTGTTTTAACACGAATCCGACGTACAAGTCCTTTACCGTCAGAAATTGCTTCCACAACTCTACCAGTCACCCAAGAGTTACGAGGCGCAGAATCATCGACAACGATAACCACATCCCCAGGAATGAAGTTCCGTCCGATTCTCTGCCACTTATGACGCTCTTGAAGCTGGGGCAGGTACTCCTTAACCCAGCGCTTCCAGAACAGGTCAGACATGTACTGTACTTGCCTCCATCGACGTCGTCCATACACGTCCCCCTTCTGGAACACTCCTGGTGGCATCAATGGCTTGGTCTTAAGCAGTAACAGATGGTTAGGAGTCAAGGCCTCCAAATCATTAGGATCAGTGGAGGCTTTGGTTATTGGCCTACTGTTTACAATAGCCTCTGCCTCACAAAGAACTGTACAAAGGCCTTCATCATCCAAGTTCTGCATTCTCAAAACAGAATTTAACACCTTCCTGACAGACCTTATGAGACGTTCCCAAACACCGCCCTGATGGGAACCAGCAGGAGGATTAAAAACCCACTTTATGCCCTTTTGCAGCAGCATCTCATGAATCTGTGCCTGATTCCATCCTTTCACTGCCTCTTTCAACTCACGTTCACCACCCACAAAGTTTGTACCATTATCTGATCGTATCTCCAATACCTGACCTCGCCTTGATATAAATCGACGGAGCGCATTAATAAAAGAGTCTGTGCTCAAAGATGACAACACCTCTAAATGCACAGCTCTCACTGCCAGGCATGTAAAGATAATTCCATATCTCTTTATTTCGCATCTTCCACGCTTAACATGAAAAGGTCCGAAACAATCTACTCCAACCCGAGAGAATGGAGGTTCATCTGGTGAGATGCGATCTTGTGGAAGGTCTGCCATCATCTGATATCCCGGTGCTGCATGTAGTCTACGACACACAATGCATTTAGCCAAAATCTTTCttatggcaatgcttgcacctGGAATCCAATACCTTTGCTGCAATTCGGACAGCATGTGGTTACGTCCACCATGCCCTATTTTCTGATGTACATGTTGAAGCACAAGGTCAGAAATATGAAGATCCCTAGCTATAATAGCGGGATGCCTTGCATCTTCAGGCATAGCTGCTCTACTAAGCCTACCTCCCACTCTCAACACACCATTCTCAAGCTTAGGATTAAGCCGATAGAGCTCGCTACTCTTCTTCACCTTTTCACCCCTCTGCAACCTACTGATCTCATCTGAATATCTCCTTCTTTGACAAAAGCAAAGAACTGCATCCTCTGCCTTGTCGAGTTCTTCTACCGAGAGAAATCCTTTagcagcatggtccttgacagtttgtaactctcttTCAAGCTTTCCCTCAAGATTTTCTTTAGTCGCGCTAGATGCAAAGCTCTCTTTCAACTGTTTCCTCCTTTTACTAAGTTCCTGCAGCAAACTTCTGAATCTAAGAATCCATGCAACCATCCTTTTCAGACGAGTCcaggaagaaaaataagtaATGAACTTCATCGCACCATTGTTGTCTTCATTTGCATCAACAGCATTAACCAAAACGACCGTTTTAATCTCTGGATCAATTGAAGAGATCTTTCCAAAATCAAGTTTCACTGGCCAATTAATTTCTGGTTCAACAAGAAACTTTGGCCCGGTAAACCAGGAATCATCCTTCAAAAAGGATTGCACCTTAACTCCCCTAGAAGCCAGATCAGCAGGATTGCATGATGTATTAACATATCTCCACTGAGAAGGTTTGGACACTTTAAGTATCTCGGTCACACGGTTTGCTACAAATACTTTAAACCTTGAGGTTTCATTTCTGATATACTTTAACACCGAGGTACTATCAGTCCAAAATACTGACTCCTGCAAATGCATTTGCAGCTCTTTTCTCCACATCTTATCCATTCTACTCGCAACTAAGGCAGCTGTCAACTCCATGCGAGGAATGGAAGTCTGTTTTAATGGAGCCACTCTTGCTTTACCCATTATAAACGCACAATGCACTTGATTCTGGGTGCTGCGCAACAACAGGTAAGTGACTGTGCCATAACCCTCCTCGCTTGCATCTGCGAAGTGATGTAACTGAGCAGAAGCAACACCTCCAAAATTAGAAGGTTTAAGGCACCGGTCAACCTTAAAATCTGCAAGAAGGCAAAGATCATTTAGCCAAACTGTCCATTCTTGTTCAACAGTAACTGGCAACACATCATCCCAACCCCAATGATTTCTGCACAGTTTCTGAAGGATCAACTTAGCAGACAGTACCACAGGTGCTAAAAACCCCAATGGGTCATAGATCGAGCTCATAAGGGACAGTATCCCTCTCCTTGTGGGAGGTTTGTTTTTAAGTGTGATCTTAAACTTGAATGTATCTGATTGGATACACCACTGTACACCCAGTGCTCTCTCTACTGGCAAAACATCACTATCCAAATCCAAATCCTTAACCTCCTTGGATCGTTCCTGCTGAGGTATGACAGCAAGTACTGCTCTTCTGTTGCTAACCCATTTGGTGAGCTTAAAGCCTCCTTTAGCACAAAGAGCAACAAGTTCTTGATAGATCAGCACTGCCTCCTCTTCAGACCCAACAGAGATAAGGCAATCATCCACATAAAAATTATGTAAAACATTGTTGACAACGTCTGGTCTGAACTGATCTCCGTTATCTTCTGCACACTTCCTCAAGGCAAAATTTGCACAACTTGGGGATGAGGTGGCTCCGAAGAGATGTACTTTCATTCTATATTCCACCAGCTCCTGACTAGGATCTCCGTCTGGCCACCACAGAAACCTTAACAGATCTGAGTCATCTCTTTGTACTCTGACCTGATAAAACATGGACTCAATGTCTGCCATGAGCACCACAGGTTCCTTTCGGAACCTAGTTATGACCCCAACTAGCGAACTAGTGAGAACTGGACCTTGCAGAAGTTGTCCATTCAGAGACACTCCCTGAAACGAAGCACCACAATCAAAGACAACTCGCAACTTCTTTTTCTGTGGGTGATGCACCCCATGATGTGGAATGTACCACAATCCTCCATCACAGCGATCTAATTCTTCAGCAGGCACCTTCTCTGCATACCCTTTGGAAATGATTTCAGTCATAAAACTGGTGTAATCGACATGAAATGAACCATCCCTAATAAACTTCCGTTTAAGGCTCATGGTTCGCTGTTCCACAGCCTTCTTATTGTTTGGCATTTTTACCTGATtgcacctaaaaggtaaaccaaTGGTATAATGACCATCAACCAACTTAGCCGAGTCCATCACTGACTTCATAAACTGCTGATCTTCTCTAGACAATGCAAACTGCTCATCCTGACTACATTCTGGAAAATCAGCCTTCATTTGACGTTCCCACAGCTCATCCAATCTTGCCACGGAAATCCTATTGACGCTCACAtcaaaaatgtcagtcttacGATCCTCTCTGAGAGGACCATTCACTGTCCAACCCAGCACAGTTTTCACTGCATAGGGACCTCCATACTGACTTCTAACAACCTCCCATGGCTCTAAAGCCTTGGGCACATTGGTCCCGATCAACAGGTCTACCCCGGAATTTATCTCCAGTATGTTAATATGGCGCAAATGTGGCCATCTGTCCAGATCTTCCTGTCGGGGAATATTGCATTGATGAACAGGCATGCTTTTCTGAGTAAATAAGTCAGGCAACTCACAGTAGTGATCTAAATCTAAACCAGCTACTTCCAAATCTGAAACTACATAGCTACTGACCATTTTCTCCTGACCCATTGTCCGCAACAGAATGCCAGTTTTCCTTCCTGAAAGATTCAGCCTATTCATGAGCCCTTCAGTACAAAATGAAGCTGAGCTCCCAGGATCTAGGAAAGCATATGTTATCAGTGACTGATTACCTTTCTTGGACTTCACTCTAACTGGTATTATGGCTAGAGCACTATTTTGCTCACCGGCCCCAGTAACACCACTGCTTTGCACAGCACATGAAGGACCTTCATCTGGTGGTTCTCCCCCTCCTATAGTTTGCACTGAAACACTTTCCCTCTGCTTGGAGTGGATATGTAAGAGTGTGGGGTGTTTCTGATTACAGACTTTACACAAGAGACGTTTCTTGCAGTCCTTGCTTCTGTGCCCAATGCGCAGACAACCAAAACACACACCATTCTCTTTCAAAAAAGATAATCTTTCACAGTGCAACTTTCTTTCAAATGAAGGACACAAATCCAACATATGCCTTGCTCCACAAAACAAGCAAACCTTGGTCACAACTGAACCACTCTCTCGCCTCAACGCCGGCTCAATCTTCCCTTCCACCTTGGCCACTGTAGTAGCAAAACTACTCTTCTTAGCCTTAGGGTAAAACTGAGACTTAACATTCCTCGCCTCTTTTCTGATGGCTGGTGGAGGATCCTTTATGTCTCCAAACAATGGGTCACTTGCGATCTTAACTTGCTTTTCAACAAACTCAACAACATCGCTAAAACCCACTTTACGTTGGAACCTCTCCTGCAGATCGCAGGCAACATTCCTCCATTTATCCCTGAGCTTATAAGGCAATTTTTTTATAACTGCTTGCATGTTAGCAGAGACATCCAACTCATGCAAGGACTCAACGTCTCCCATTGCATTGCAACATTGCCTTAATAAGAACCCATATTCCTGCAAAGCCTTCACATCATCAGATTTTATAAGTGGCCATTTACTGACCCTTTCAATGTAGGCAGCAGCAATTTTCAGCGAATTGCCAAAGTTCTCCTGGAGCAAAGATTTAGCTTTAGCATATCCATACTCAGCAGGCATATACTGACAGCTTCTGACCATTTCTCTTGGATGGCCTCTAGTGTATTGCTcgagaaaatataaacaatccTTAGCACTGTGAGCTTGACTCTCTACCATGTGCTCAAAAGCTCTCATAAATGTTTGATATTGCAAAGGATCGCCATCAAAGAACTGAATGTCACGCCGTGGTAGCAAAAACAGAGACTGCTGCTCAGCCAACAAAGTTgtaatttcattttgtttttgcaaaacGGTGACTAGATGATCATGACCCTCACTACCTTGCTCTGTATGTGTAAAATGTTTTGATTGTACGTGAGACTGCGACATCATCTGATTAGTCGAAACTGCACCTGGAAATACTTGTGGCTTCATCTCTGACTGTTCCAATGAAATGACCTTGGGCTGAAAAGTATTTTTAACCTTGGGCCTTACATCCAATACCTGCGCTTGATGATCACTTGCATCAACACCCTGATAGGGTCGCTCTGGTAACACAGGTTTGAACATCGGAGCATTAGGATTTAAAACACCTAAACGCCCCTGCTCTCGTTCTAAATACGAATTCATTCCATCAGATTTACCATTAACGGCACTTGAGACTCGGGACATTTCAGAAGCTTTTAAAACATTCACCTTTGCTGCTGAGGCTGCTATTTCAGTTTCTAAGTCAAGCAGctcctttcttttcttaagCTGTATTTCTTGTTCCTCCAAAGCATGCTTTTCTTTCAACAACCTCTGTCGAACAAGAAGGGCAGCCATGTCAGCCTCTGCTGTTATGCGTGCTGACAAGGCAGATGAAACCGTAGAGCCACTGAGTGATGATTTGCTTTTTCTACAACTTCTGTTTCCAGCATTAGAGATGCTATCACTTGGATTAACATCTATCACAGCACCTTCACCAACATTCCCGGCGTGCCTAGAAGCACCAGAACCATTTCCAGCAGGTAATACATCAGAAGATTTAACATCAGCTGGATTCAACTGAGGCAAATCAAGCTCAGACACCTGATTTTTACTCTGAGAGTTTCCCTTTGTATCATGAAGCCATTTCTTTATCCCTTCCATAAACTCAGTATTATGTGCTCGCACACTTATAAACcaagcagtttgtttttcttgctcTTCTTGAGGAAGCAAAGGAAGCAAGGTTTCATGCACACAAGTTGCCTCACTAAGCAACACAGACAAATTCTCTAACTGAGCATGAACAGTGGAAACATTATCTTCAGATTGCTTTAATTCCTTAATCACCTTTATgacctttttaattttattaactttAGTGTGACGTTCTGTTTGAAGCCTTTCAATCTGATTCTCCAAAGCCTTAGCAGTTGGTTTCGGCTGTCTTTTCTTTCCAACCTCATCAACACATGGTATTAATTGGTGTGTCTCCATTTTTCTTCAAAGCATTACAAAATCCAAATACTGTACTGCACCTATGCCACACAGCTTTGTTCCAACACATCAACTTGATGACATTCACTTCATAAAACCTTGGACACACAATTAACAGGAGCAATATCCCCCACTATCTGCCTATTAAAGCTAACTAACTCAACCTAGTCTTCGGTACATACTAGCGGTGGGTATTTATGTACCTCCATACCGTCAGCTGTGAGGAAGACAAACTGTCTTAAACACAAACTGCGGCGGTACTCCCAAGCCAATGGCTTCAGCCGCCTGATgcacaataactagaaagtaAATCAGTACAACGCCTAGTGCAGCTGTACCGCTGAAACCTAACAGGGGAATAAGACTCCTGAAAGAAATCTGTTTTGTGTAGCCAAAGGCTTGATCTAAAAGCGCATGGACAAAGGCAACAGCAAACTACAAAACTCTCACCAATAAAACTCATCTATATATAAATAATCCAATAAAACCTACAAAACGTTTTCTGTTGACAAATTATTGCGGCTCCTCCAACCTACGGCCGCGGCAGGCTAAACATGAGGACACAGATGACGCGCAACAATAAACGCATAAAATACACTTCTGTAACATTTGCTCCTTTATTCCACATGCACCGTCTAATATACAAATCAGCACATGGGATTAACAATTACACCAATGCAAGCGCACAGACTGCACAAACAAATGACTGCACTAACTAAAATGGCTCTAGCTAACTACTATGCCAAACTACAACTTTTCTATGGCATCAATTAGTTCATGAATATACACAAAACCATCAAGTAACAGTCAAACTATTTCAAATTCATTCAAGCTGCGCTCAAGCTGCGGTCAACAGAAAGTTTTGCCTCATGCTCACCCTACCTTCTGCTCATCAACATCAGGTGCCgtgaacaggtgagtgcaaccaCATTTATCCTCTACCACACCCATGAGACACGCCCCACACCCGTGCACCAATACAGTGAGTCCATTTAAACCAACCCACTTAGACAAAAAGAGCAACTCATATGGCTCCTACAACATTCTTATGTTATCCTAAATGTTTTATGCTCCATACGTGCCCCGTTTTCCGTTATGTAACATTTACTGTTGTTCCATTTTAAAGCACGTATCTCATAAAGGCATCGTGGTGACCTCTACTGGGGGTGTAGGGGAATACCCTAAAATGAACTGCATTTCCCAGCATACACGAGGAAAACCCCACTGCGCAGGACTTACGATCTCGAAGCATAGGGATGGGCCTAAGCGTGCACATTTGCGCTCGAGAGAAGCGTGCTTGTTGTTGTGAGATCTGCTTCGAGACGCAAACGTCGAGATATGCCTACTGACTTTCGGGCAGATTGAGCTGCGCGGCAAAAGAAAGgggacacaaacaaaaacatgtggCGCGAGCTGTGAGAAAACGGGTATGAGATCACTTAAACATTGGTCAGATTGTTGGCTGATTTAGAGCTGAGGgtgagttggtgttgttgtaTAGCTGGTGCGATATATTTCCCAAAAGCTCCAATAGTGGTGACTTTAGCTGATAGCCGCTTGTTAGCTTGTTAGCTTAATAGCTGCTCATTCAGGCAGATAACGTATTCCCCTCAGCGTGTGACTCATTTTCGGGTTTGGTTTGTGTCTGCATGTCGTCCGACTTATTTAAACAAAGCAGGACTAATTCAGCAAATTAGCACGGCTTGAAAGGCGAAATGAGTAGCTAACTTAATTTAGTAAAGTTAGCTAGTTAGCTTACGTCACATATTATTCTACCATATAAATGGACCTAACGGAGTATTTCGTTTTAGAATGACAGAGTGTTCGCCCTAGTGGTGTTCCGGATACGTTTCAGCACAGTGGTCGTTGTCATGAAACTCTAAAAGAGCGGCTGTTTGCAGCCCTGCATTGAATGTACGCAGGTAGCAGTGAATCTGCCCCGCCCACCGAAGCGCCATATAGCCGGTGTTAGCAGCATATATGTAACCGGCATTACGCAACAAGTCAAGCCACTCGGCTACGGTCCAGTGTTATGTCAGTGTTTATGTCTTAGTCTGTTCAGCACTTAATACTTACTGCTGGCATTATTAACCTTCATTAATAACCAATAAATGATTCATACCCGAGACTGTAAACCAAACGTGACACATGTTATGCTGTGTTGTGTGCGGTGTAACTTCTGTTAGCAATTCAGTGTTACAGAATTGCTATCTTACGTTCGTAtatgaaatgttaaaaataaaccagTTTTAATAAGTGTCGTATTCGTCTGTGCTGAAGTGGTTTGTCACACGCATTCACCAGACCAGAGAAAAGCGACCGCAACAAATGTTTCCTTGTGTATGAATTAGGTAATTTAAAACTTACAGTAACTATAATTTATGAACTTACTGACTTTtatttaaagatgaaagaaataaGTCTGCTTTTATAGTTGTgaacctttttgtttttaatgttttcatctTCATTGGGAAACCAGAGTTCTTGGCGATGAGCCAGTAAGTAGTAAAGAAATGTTTTCTGGaagtaattatttttaatgggCCAGCTTTTGAATTTGCCTGCTTTCCGCAGTTTAGTGTGTGATTTGGAGTTAGAGATGAACTGACTGCTCTCCCCGTTCAGTACTGCAGGTGAGGAGGTACGCATACATCAAAGTTGTGACTGACAGCAGGCATCATGGGTTTGCACTCAGCCCAGAAGAAGCACTTTCCTCTGCGGGGAATCGATGGAGTCGTTCAGTTGTTTGATGCAGAGCTCCGGAAACCCGAGCCGGACTTGGCTCTTCTTTCACTGGTCTTGGGTTTTGTTGAGCACTTCCTGGCTGTGAACCGAGTCATCCCCATAAATGTTCCAGGGGTCCGTTTTGAGCCGCTGGAGCCGGATTGTCCCACGTCTTGCTTCCCCACAGTGGAGCTGGGCATGATTTCTGCTTTGTACGAGCGGTTCACAGCACAGATCCGTGGGGCTGTGGATCTGTCGCAGTATCGGAGAACTGCTGCGGGATCCAGCCGAGAGCTGGTGAAGAAGGTATCGGATGTGATCTGGAACAGTCTCAGTCGTTCTTACTTCAAGGATCGAGCCCACATCCAGTCCCTATTCAGCCTCATCACAGGTAACATGGTTTTTCTCATGATGCTTGTTACGTGAGTCCAACATTTATTGATTAATTGTTGAATTTGAACCAGGTACCAAACTGGATAGTTCAGGAGTGGCCTTTGCAGTAGTGGCTGCCTGTCAGGTCTTGGGTCTAAATGATGTACACCTGGCACTATCTGAGGACCATGCCTGGGTGATATTTGGTAAAAATGGTGAGGAGACAGCAGAAGTCACCTGGCATGGGAAGGGTAACGAGGACCGGCGAGGACAAACAGTCACAGCAGGAGTCAATGAGAAGGTGAGGCCCATCTGTCAACAGAATGAACCAGCTGCTTCTAAGTTCTATCACTATGCTCAGTGTAGCCAATAAATGTCTGACACATTTTAGACACCACAGTCAACCCTATTTCCTTCATGTATTTTAACTTTTAGAAATCATTAAGCTCTTTAAAAGTCCAGAGTACCGCTGGGTGATAtcgtgatttaaaaaaagaaaatcatcatgaaaAGTCTTTCCTGCATAGAAATGTGAGAGATGGTCAATATACAGTCGATAATACTAATTCCATGAGTGTGGAGCTAAACCAAT
It includes:
- the LOC112842565 gene encoding uncharacterized protein LOC112842565; its protein translation is METHQLIPCVDEVGKKRQPKPTAKALENQIERLQTERHTKVNKIKKVIKVIKELKQSEDNVSTVHAQLENLSVLLSEATCVHETLLPLLPQEEQEKQTAWFISVRAHNTEFMEGIKKWLHDTKGNSQSKNQVSELDLPQLNPADVKSSDVLPAGNGSGASRHAGNVGEGAVIDVNPSDSISNAGNRSCRKSKSSLSGSTVSSALSARITAEADMAALLVRQRLLKEKHALEEQEIQLKKRKELLDLETEIAASAAKVNVLKASEMSRVSSAVNGKSDGMNSYLEREQGRLGVLNPNAPMFKPVLPERPYQGVDASDHQAQVLDVRPKVKNTFQPKVISLEQSEMKPQVFPGAVSTNQMMSQSHVQSKHFTHTEQGSEGHDHLVTVLQKQNEITTLLAEQQSLFLLPRRDIQFFDGDPLQYQTFMRAFEHMVESQAHSAKDCLYFLEQYTRGHPREMVRSCQYMPAEYGYAKAKSLLQENFGNSLKIAAAYIERVSKWPLIKSDDVKALQEYGFLLRQCCNAMGDVESLHELDVSANMQAVIKKLPYKLRDKWRNVACDLQERFQRKVGFSDVVEFVEKQVKIASDPLFGDIKDPPPAIRKEARNVKSQFYPKAKKSSFATTVAKVEGKIEPALRRESGSVVTKVCLFCGARHMLDLCPSFERKLHCERLSFLKENGVCFGCLRIGHRSKDCKKRLLCKVCNQKHPTLLHIHSKQRESVSVQTIGGGEPPDEGPSCAVQSSGVTGAGEQNSALAIIPVRVKSKKGNQSLITYAFLDPGSSASFCTEGLMNRLNLSGRKTGILLRTMGQEKMVSSYVVSDLEVAGLDLDHYCELPDLFTQKSMPVHQCNIPRQEDLDRWPHLRHINILEINSGVDLLIGTNVPKALEPWEVVRSQYGGPYAVKTVLGWTVNGPLREDRKTDIFDVSVNRISVARLDELWERQMKADFPECSQDEQFALSREDQQFMKSVMDSAKLVDGHYTIGLPFRCNQVKMPNNKKAVEQRTMSLKRKFIRDGSFHVDYTSFMTEIISKGLATEEQYLLSYLSRNDPRRLRIWIWIVMFCQ